One Aciduliprofundum boonei T469 genomic region harbors:
- a CDS encoding NosD domain-containing protein: protein MVETKSSGVVKVLVISLLLLMIFSGFGVVMNVTGVSTYKISPTFNEANVAKTHILDTSFSDFKFKKINQENINKMLELREKIMERLNESNGGKSYHSLPEYNMENSAVRMEHLSYMNTRIDFKNNATPMIDGHATGLILPDKKELENLIGHKMIIGLNTKVKEPSTVRWDLDPHFPPVGDQKWQGSCTAWAVSYYQNGFLQRMIYNWTDDSPAHLMSPSWTYNKVNGGGDYGSSFEGNAELIESVGDATLANMTYNPSDYTSWGNESAWRDAPKHRIAGYYLVYFGNDSGIETIKELLREGYLVTFAIDASQYYNGFVDGNYIISSQEYNSYGLNHAQTIVGYDDNITDDGDVGAFRVVNSWGTGFGDHGFYWLTYKALEEKVSQGWPYAYVLVPISQHSYNPKLLATWHFSNPGPRDASVNIALGFQNSNYYRTPIWDGGNYSFPSFMALDITEFYNEWVNSSYQNKFYLKIGTSNSGSSIVDSFKIEYYPYGYKYLWQNSTESPDVPATTPMVISSSPFSPSEYFPYVHVSLVNGIAHIYTDSLEYPVWIGNAGNKSDAILITTQATNGWSVSLPSKEELSAGVSIKVNMTIQLPTNAKLGDSSLITIKAVSENDTSKVYELEFNAYYVSRPIHIESNTDFAQQAQKYGWPGDGSKSNPYVINNLYILGESAVGIYINSTDVYAVINGTHIENTQGGIYLEYSSNIVIKNSILKNIIGYGILLDSSSNNIISNNTCSNNWAGIKLSHSSNNVISSNICNNNNDGIELWDFSNNNIIYNNNCSNNKARIKVWYNEGGIFLEYSSNNMISSNTCISNERYGIYLQISSNNRLYENKLVNNGISLWGDIGAFTTQEIPTNNTVNGKPVYYFKNVNMNNASVPSNAGEVILGNVTWLKIENLQIHNSTVAIEIGGSSHITIKNNNCSNNRHGINLLYSSNNTISSNTCNNNGYGIGWWFSGIELWYSSNNVISNNICNGNGNGILDLSNNNVISNNTCNHNQGEGIFVWYSSNNVISNNICNNNNDGIELWDFSNNNIIYNNTCNDNNRYGIFLEYSSNSNIIHNNICNGNEISILLSDSSNNVISNNTFSNNWAGIELSYSSNNVISNNLLTNNSGYYGIHIYSGSNWNHIYKNNFYYNDGSGSTFKSSYVQARDDGTNNHWNSTSGIGNYWYDWANNNNTNDQNGDGIVDWPYKIDGSAGAKDYYPLRCPIGESTPSQPFNLTAKTGDGYINLSWEQPVCNGSSDIIEYRIYRNGSLIATVQANQLWYNDSDVKNGVRYTYYVTAVNSIGESQPSNEVQVTPMTVPNAPESLQAKAGNRYVNLSWEVPSDNGGSAITGYRVYRNGSLIATVQANQLWYNDSDVKNGVRYTYYVTAVNSIGESQPSNEVQVTPMTVPNAPESLQAKAGNRYVNLSWEVPSDNGGSAITGYRVYRNGSLIATVQANQLWYNDSDVKNGVRYTYYVTAVNSIGESQPSNEVQVTPMTVPNAPESLQAKAGNRYVNLSWEVPSDNGGSAITGYRVYRNGSLIATVQANQLWYNDSDVKNGVRYTYYVTAVNSIGESQPSNEVQVTIAQSGNNNQSTNTQSNEYSGILNNPYYVWSIVLGLIITIVIIAVVMKKRNAGKKRRI from the coding sequence GTGGTGGAAACGAAGAGTAGTGGAGTTGTGAAGGTATTAGTGATTTCCTTGTTGCTTTTGATGATTTTCAGTGGGTTTGGAGTTGTTATGAATGTCACCGGTGTGAGCACTTATAAGATCTCTCCGACTTTTAATGAAGCAAATGTTGCGAAAACACATATACTTGATACATCCTTCTCTGATTTCAAATTTAAGAAAATTAACCAAGAGAATATAAATAAAATGTTAGAGTTGAGAGAAAAAATAATGGAGAGATTGAATGAAAGTAATGGTGGAAAATCATACCATAGCTTACCTGAATATAATATGGAAAATTCTGCAGTTCGTATGGAACATTTATCGTATATGAATACCCGTATAGATTTTAAGAATAATGCTACGCCTATGATAGATGGACATGCTACAGGATTGATATTACCAGATAAAAAAGAGCTTGAGAATTTGATTGGACATAAGATGATAATCGGTTTGAATACAAAGGTAAAAGAACCAAGCACTGTAAGGTGGGATTTGGATCCACATTTTCCTCCTGTGGGAGATCAAAAATGGCAGGGTTCTTGCACTGCTTGGGCAGTGAGCTACTATCAAAATGGGTTCTTGCAGAGAATGATTTACAACTGGACTGATGATTCTCCTGCACATCTTATGAGCCCCTCTTGGACTTACAACAAGGTGAATGGAGGTGGAGATTATGGAAGCAGTTTTGAAGGCAATGCCGAGTTGATTGAATCAGTTGGAGACGCTACATTGGCTAATATGACTTATAATCCTTCAGATTATACTTCTTGGGGAAATGAGAGTGCGTGGAGAGATGCTCCTAAGCATAGAATTGCAGGTTATTATCTTGTTTATTTTGGAAATGATAGTGGAATAGAGACAATAAAAGAGTTGCTTAGAGAGGGGTATCTTGTTACATTTGCCATAGATGCTTCTCAGTATTATAATGGATTTGTTGATGGAAACTATATCATATCTTCACAAGAATACAATTCTTATGGGCTAAACCATGCACAAACAATTGTAGGATATGATGATAACATAACGGATGATGGAGATGTAGGAGCGTTCAGAGTTGTAAATTCATGGGGCACAGGATTTGGAGATCATGGTTTTTACTGGCTTACATACAAAGCCTTGGAGGAAAAAGTATCTCAGGGTTGGCCATATGCCTATGTTCTAGTTCCTATCTCTCAGCATTCCTATAATCCAAAGCTCCTTGCAACCTGGCATTTTAGCAACCCGGGACCAAGAGATGCTTCTGTGAATATTGCTCTGGGCTTCCAGAATTCAAATTATTACAGAACTCCAATCTGGGATGGTGGAAACTATAGTTTTCCAAGTTTTATGGCTTTGGATATCACCGAGTTTTACAACGAATGGGTAAATTCAAGTTACCAGAATAAATTTTATCTGAAAATAGGAACAAGCAATAGTGGCTCTAGCATAGTGGATTCCTTTAAGATAGAATACTATCCATATGGATATAAATATCTGTGGCAAAACTCAACAGAATCTCCAGATGTCCCTGCCACCACTCCTATGGTTATCTCTTCTTCCCCATTTTCGCCTAGTGAATATTTTCCATACGTGCATGTCTCATTGGTGAATGGTATCGCCCATATCTATACGGATAGCCTTGAATATCCAGTATGGATAGGAAATGCAGGAAATAAATCCGATGCTATACTAATCACAACACAGGCAACAAATGGCTGGAGCGTATCTCTGCCAAGTAAGGAGGAACTATCTGCTGGAGTAAGTATAAAAGTGAATATGACTATCCAATTGCCAACCAATGCCAAGTTGGGAGATTCATCACTTATAACCATCAAAGCTGTATCAGAGAATGACACATCAAAAGTATATGAATTAGAGTTTAATGCATATTATGTATCAAGACCGATTCATATAGAGAGCAATACTGATTTTGCACAGCAGGCACAGAAATATGGATGGCCAGGTGACGGTAGCAAGAGCAATCCCTATGTTATCAATAATTTGTACATTCTTGGCGAATCGGCCGTTGGAATTTATATAAATTCAACAGATGTGTATGCAGTAATAAATGGTACTCATATAGAGAATACACAGGGTGGGATCTATTTGGAATATTCTAGCAATATAGTGATTAAAAATTCAATATTGAAAAATATAATAGGTTATGGTATTCTCTTGGATTCCTCTAGCAACAATATTATATCCAATAATACCTGCAGCAACAATTGGGCTGGTATCAAGCTATCGCATTCCAGCAACAATGTGATATCCAGTAATATCTGCAATAACAATAATGATGGCATTGAGCTATGGGATTTCAGCAACAACAATATTATATACAACAATAACTGCAGCAACAATAAGGCTAGAATCAAGGTATGGTATAATGAGGGTGGTATCTTCTTGGAGTATTCCAGCAACAATATGATTTCAAGCAACACCTGCATCAGCAATGAGAGATACGGTATCTACCTACAAATATCTAGCAACAACAGGTTATATGAAAATAAATTGGTAAACAATGGAATATCTTTATGGGGAGATATAGGCGCATTCACTACCCAAGAGATTCCTACAAACAACACAGTGAATGGCAAACCAGTGTATTATTTCAAAAATGTAAATATGAACAATGCATCTGTACCCAGCAATGCAGGAGAGGTGATTCTTGGAAACGTTACCTGGCTAAAAATTGAAAATCTACAAATACATAACTCTACAGTTGCCATCGAAATAGGAGGCTCATCCCACATTACCATTAAAAACAATAATTGTAGTAACAACCGGCATGGCATTAATCTGTTGTATTCTAGTAACAATACTATATCCAGTAATACCTGCAACAACAATGGATATGGTATCGGATGGTGGTTTTCTGGTATTGAACTGTGGTATTCCAGCAACAATGTGATATCCAATAATATCTGTAATGGCAATGGGAATGGTATCTTAGATCTCTCTAACAACAATGTGATCTCAAACAATACTTGCAATCACAATCAGGGTGAAGGCATCTTTGTGTGGTATTCCAGCAACAATGTGATATCCAATAATATCTGCAATAACAATAATGATGGCATTGAGCTATGGGATTTCAGCAACAACAATATTATATACAACAACACTTGCAATGACAACAATAGGTATGGTATCTTCTTGGAGTATTCCAGCAATAGTAACATTATACACAACAATATCTGTAATGGCAATGAAATTAGCATCCTGCTGAGTGATTCCAGCAATAATGTAATTTCCAACAATACCTTCAGCAACAATTGGGCTGGTATCGAGCTATCCTATTCCAGCAACAATGTGATATCTAACAATCTACTTACTAACAATAGCGGCTATTATGGTATTCATATATATTCTGGTTCCAATTGGAATCACATATACAAAAACAACTTCTATTATAATGATGGCTCAGGGAGCACATTCAAATCTTCCTACGTCCAGGCACGAGATGATGGCACAAACAATCACTGGAATTCTACATCAGGCATCGGAAATTACTGGTACGACTGGGCTAATAACAACAATACGAATGATCAGAACGGAGATGGCATTGTAGATTGGCCTTATAAGATAGACGGCTCTGCAGGTGCAAAGGATTACTACCCATTAAGATGCCCCATAGGAGAATCTACACCATCTCAACCTTTTAATTTAACCGCTAAAACAGGTGATGGTTATATAAATTTAAGCTGGGAGCAACCGGTATGTAATGGGAGTTCTGACATCATAGAATACAGAATATACCGCAATGGCAGTTTAATAGCGACAGTGCAGGCGAATCAGCTCTGGTACAATGACAGTGATGTAAAGAACGGGGTCAGATACACATACTATGTAACAGCAGTAAATTCAATAGGAGAGTCCCAGCCGAGCAATGAGGTACAAGTCACGCCAATGACGGTACCGAATGCGCCAGAGAGTTTGCAAGCAAAGGCAGGAAACAGGTATGTAAATCTGAGCTGGGAGGTACCGAGTGATAATGGAGGAAGCGCTATAACAGGATACAGAGTGTACAGAAATGGCAGTTTAATAGCGACAGTGCAGGCGAATCAGCTCTGGTACAATGACAGTGATGTAAAGAACGGGGTCAGATACACATACTATGTAACAGCAGTAAATTCAATAGGAGAGTCCCAGCCGAGCAATGAGGTACAAGTCACGCCAATGACGGTACCGAATGCGCCAGAGAGTTTGCAAGCAAAGGCAGGAAACAGGTATGTAAATCTGAGCTGGGAGGTACCGAGTGATAATGGAGGAAGCGCTATAACAGGATACAGAGTGTATAGAAATGGCAGTTTAATAGCGACAGTGCAGGCGAATCAGCTCTGGTACAATGACAGTGATGTAAAGAACGGGGTCAGATACACATACTATGTAACAGCAGTAAATTCAATAGGAGAGTCCCAGCCGAGCAATGAGGTACAAGTCACGCCAATGACGGTACCGAATGCGCCAGAGAGTTTGCAAGCAAAGGCAGGAAACAGGTATGTAAATCTGAGCTGGGAGGTACCGAGTGATAATGGAGGAAGCGCTATAACAGGATACAGAGTGTATAGAAATGGCAGTTTAATAGCGACAGTGCAGGCGAATCAGCTCTGGTACAATGACAGTGATGTAAAGAACGGGGTCAGATACACATACTATGTAACAGCAGTAAATTCAATAGGAGAGTCCCAGCCGAGCAATGAGGTACAAGTTACTATAGCTCAGAGTGGCAATAATAACCAAAGCACAAACACACAAAGCAATGAATACTCGGGAATATTAAACAATCCCTACTATGTGTGGTCTATCGTTCTGGGACTGATAATTACAATTGTTATAATTGCTGTTGTAATGAAGAAAAGAAACGCAGGTAAAAAAAGAAGAATCTGA
- a CDS encoding zinc-ribbon domain-containing protein, translating to MRYIAIVVTLTLLFIPLSHAYSDNNEIAYNWSFYGQNFEVVININGSENSSLYHSFNFWVLNLTVPYDAYQFYRDYPAGYRIGDNLSYLSYFLTPNDTYIRELAHMLDTIAKKNGWDRLTEANFILTFVQNVPYVSDFTSTGFVDYYKFPLETLFQKGGDCEDKSLLLATLLYILGYDVVLFAMEVQFQGLYGHVAVGLDVKNKTGPFARYLQYYYAYDGKDYYYMESTGSQSMVISGGGIENVHYWVGISPEAAGAKIYNLTVIPLNGPHYEGYHQKYDYVKEVKAQESFNWYLLYALGLLVLFLPLFVYAISKEKKRCPSCGYSVEDDFNYCPNCGYWLKPPWPPKPPFS from the coding sequence ATGAGATACATTGCTATAGTTGTCACACTAACTCTATTGTTCATCCCACTCTCCCATGCCTATTCCGATAATAACGAGATTGCATACAATTGGAGTTTTTATGGGCAGAATTTTGAGGTGGTTATTAATATAAATGGGAGTGAGAACTCCTCGCTTTATCATTCTTTTAATTTTTGGGTTTTAAATCTCACAGTTCCCTATGATGCATATCAATTTTATCGAGATTATCCTGCGGGCTATAGAATCGGAGACAACTTATCCTACCTTTCATACTTTCTAACGCCCAATGATACCTATATTAGGGAACTTGCCCATATGCTTGATACCATAGCTAAGAAGAATGGGTGGGATAGACTTACAGAAGCAAATTTCATTCTCACCTTTGTTCAAAATGTTCCCTATGTGAGCGATTTCACATCTACTGGATTCGTGGATTATTATAAGTTCCCCTTAGAAACCCTTTTTCAGAAGGGTGGAGATTGTGAAGATAAATCTCTTCTTTTGGCTACTCTTCTCTACATTCTTGGGTATGATGTGGTTCTATTTGCAATGGAAGTGCAGTTTCAAGGACTATACGGGCATGTGGCTGTGGGTCTAGATGTGAAGAACAAAACGGGACCCTTTGCCAGATACCTGCAGTATTATTATGCTTATGATGGAAAAGATTACTACTATATGGAATCTACGGGTTCTCAAAGTATGGTGATTTCTGGAGGAGGCATAGAGAATGTACATTACTGGGTTGGGATATCTCCAGAGGCGGCAGGAGCTAAGATATATAATTTAACGGTTATCCCATTGAATGGTCCTCATTATGAAGGGTATCATCAAAAGTATGATTATGTGAAAGAAGTTAAGGCTCAGGAAAGTTTCAATTGGTATTTATTATATGCCTTAGGTTTATTGGTTTTATTTTTACCCCTCTTTGTTTATGCTATATCAAAAGAAAAAAAGAGATGTCCTTCTTGTGGTTACTCTGTAGAGGATGATTTTAACTATTGTCCAAATTGTGGTTACTGGCTAAAACCTCCTTGGCCTCCTAAGCCGCCTTTTTCTTAG
- a CDS encoding transposase, translating to MSRKLELYKIVKIGLRAMKRAKLPLYWSKYSRKDYTLHQHIMLIVLVQYAGSIERMLQIVREMRKIKRVMRLKKIPHKSTISRELRRIPERWIRIVLREIVKIMGIPNKFAVDSTGIQIYYRSYYYTQRIGEVGKIREGLKLHAAVDIERKLITNAIVTKWHTNDSPYLIPLLEEERVKEVYADKGYDSLRNIRFVLNKGGTPYIAIRNKARRGLRRRLLEKSKSPDWKKKYSHRNVIESVFHSFKRVVGDYIFSHSFSGASKLLLFKVLAYDLYV from the coding sequence ATGAGCAGGAAATTAGAGTTATACAAGATTGTGAAGATAGGATTAAGAGCAATGAAGAGGGCGAAACTCCCGCTTTACTGGAGCAAGTATTCTAGGAAGGACTACACTCTGCACCAGCACATAATGCTGATAGTGCTGGTGCAGTATGCAGGAAGCATAGAAAGAATGCTCCAGATTGTGCGAGAAATGAGAAAGATAAAGAGGGTAATGAGATTGAAGAAAATCCCCCATAAAAGCACAATTTCAAGAGAGTTGAGAAGAATACCAGAACGATGGATTCGCATTGTGCTTAGAGAAATAGTGAAAATAATGGGAATACCCAATAAATTTGCAGTGGATTCCACAGGTATTCAAATTTATTACCGTTCATACTACTACACACAGCGAATCGGAGAAGTAGGAAAAATAAGAGAAGGATTGAAATTGCATGCTGCTGTGGATATTGAGAGGAAGCTCATTACCAATGCAATAGTTACAAAATGGCACACTAACGATTCACCGTACCTCATTCCTCTTTTGGAGGAAGAGAGAGTAAAAGAAGTGTATGCAGATAAGGGCTATGATTCTCTACGTAACATACGATTTGTTCTGAATAAAGGAGGAACTCCATACATAGCAATCCGTAATAAAGCAAGAAGAGGATTGCGAAGGAGATTGTTAGAAAAGAGCAAATCACCTGACTGGAAAAAGAAGTACTCGCATAGAAATGTAATTGAATCAGTCTTCCACTCTTTCAAAAGAGTTGTTGGAGATTACATATTTTCCCATTCTTTCTCTGGTGCTTCTAAACTCCTGCTCTTCAAAGTTCTTGCCTATGATCTCTATGTCTAA
- a CDS encoding zinc ribbon domain-containing protein, which translates to MNAWKITALIVFIAGFTLVVLGGIYNPYTNVVDLPSGGFRGIGFNMYAGEVVNYHLTSLERFTVYIMNSTEFHKLMNNGTFNGSYYTQTGKNMNLEFKAPQKDVYYIVIANFNSQSSIEVDFVYRKGMSMPLFLGGSIIVAISIVVLLIDLYGSKQVNKNRVCPGCGREVSEEWNYCPYCRYELRDDKK; encoded by the coding sequence GTGAATGCTTGGAAGATAACGGCCTTGATAGTGTTTATTGCTGGATTTACGCTCGTGGTTTTAGGCGGAATTTATAATCCTTACACTAATGTTGTAGATCTTCCCTCGGGCGGATTTAGAGGAATAGGATTCAATATGTATGCTGGAGAGGTTGTAAATTACCATCTCACCTCTTTGGAGAGATTTACGGTGTATATAATGAATTCTACAGAGTTTCATAAGCTTATGAATAATGGTACATTTAACGGAAGCTATTACACACAAACTGGGAAAAATATGAATTTAGAGTTTAAAGCTCCTCAGAAAGATGTTTATTATATTGTAATAGCAAACTTCAACTCACAAAGTAGCATAGAGGTGGATTTTGTATATCGCAAAGGAATGAGTATGCCCCTGTTTTTGGGGGGCAGCATAATAGTTGCAATATCCATAGTTGTTCTGCTTATAGACCTGTATGGCTCTAAGCAGGTAAATAAGAATAGAGTGTGTCCAGGATGCGGAAGAGAAGTTAGTGAAGAATGGAACTATTGTCCATATTGCAGATACGAATTGCGAGATGATAAAAAATGA